The following nucleotide sequence is from Nitrospira sp..
TCATCAAGGACGGCGCCAAGATGGTGCAGGCGGTGGCCACGGTGGAGGTGCCGAAGTTCACGGTCATCATCGGCGCCTCGCACGGAGCCGGAAACTATGCCATGTGCGGCCGGGCCTACGGACCGCGCTTCCTCTTCACCTGGCCCAACGCGCGCGTGTCGGTGATGGGCGCCCAGCAGGCAGCCCAGGTGTTGGCGACCGTGAAGCAGCAACAACGGGAGCGAAACAACGGCACGCTGTCGGAATCGGAACGCCGACGGATCGTCGAGGATACGCGGGCGCAGTATGAGCGGGAAGGAAGCCCCTATGTCGGCAGTGCGCGGCTGTGGGACGATGGGATCCTCGATCCGTTGGAGACGCGCCGGGTGCTGGGCCTATGCCTCGACCTCGCCGCCGTCGTGCCGACCCGCGAGAGCCGAGCGCCGGTATTTCGCATGTGACCCGGATGGAAGGAGTCCCTGATGGAGCAGTACAGGACCATCGTGGTCGATGCGCAGGAGGCCGTCGCCCGTGTCACCCTCAACCGGCCGGAACGGCGGAACGCCCTCAACGACATCATGGCGGCAGACCTAGAACGGGTCTTCGACCGGTTCAAGCAGGATGCGTCCCTCCGCCTGGTGGTGCTAACCGGCAACGGACCGGCCTTCTGCGCCGGCGCCGACCTGCATTGGCTGCAGGCCCAGGGCCTGGCCACCGAGGAGCAAGCCACGGCCGACGCCCTGCAGTTGGCCGCCATGTTCCGCGCCGTCGAAGACTGCCCCTGCCCCGTCATCGGCCTGGTCCAAGGCCCGGCTTTTGGAGGCGGCGTCGGCTTGATGGCGGCCTGCGATATCGTGGTCGCGGCGGAGGGGGCTACATTCACGCTCAGCGAAACCGCGTTGGGATTGGTGCCCGCCATCATCGCCCCGCTCTTGCTCCGAAAGGCCGGCGAATCTTTTTTTCGTCGCTACGTCCTGACCGGCGAACCCTTCGACGCCCGGGCCGCGCAGCGCTTCGGCCTTGTCCATGAGGTTCTGCCTCGGGAGGCGCTCGACCAACGAGAGCGCGACCTGACCGAGCGCATTCTTCGGTTGGCTCCCGGCGCGACGAGGGCCAGCAAATCCTTGCTGCGGCGACTCTTGCCGCTGCGAGAAGAGGACCGACTCGCGCCTTCCATCCAAGCGAACGTCGCGGCGCGCGGGACGCGGGAAGCGGAGGAGGGCCTCCGTGCCTTCCTCGCCAAACGGGCTCCTCGTTGGATCGAACGCGAGGGGCGACAGGCGGCGCAGGGAGCGCAGGAGATGCACGATGCTGCCGCACAACAACCATGACCGTCGGCGCTCGCCGATCCGCATCGTCGAGGTAGGACCGCGGGACGGTCTGCAGCATGAACCGACCTTCGTACCGACCGCGCGCAAGATTGATTTCATCAACGGCCTGTCGCAAAGCGGCGTCGCCGAGATCGAAATCGGCTCGTTCGTCTCGCCGATGGCCGTTCCCCAGCTGGCCGACAGCGACGAGGTCGCGCGCGCCATCGACCGAATTCCCGGCGTGACCTACTCCGCCTTGGTCCCGAATCTCCGCGGGCTCGAACGGGCGAAGGCGGCACGGCTGGATAAGATCGCCGTCTTCACGGCGGCTTCGAATAGTTTCACCCGCCGCAACATCAAGGCGACCATCGACGAATCGTTCGAACGGATGGCGCCGGTGGTGTCGCTGGCCAAACGCGAGGGGCTGGTGGTGCGGGGTTATGTCTCGACCGTCGTGTGGTGCCCCTACGAAGGTCGCGTCGAGCCGGCCCGCGTCGCGCAGGTGGTCACCCGCCTGCGGAATCTCGGTGTAGATGAGATTTCCTTGGGCGAAACCATGGGCAAGGCGGCGCCGCCCGACATCCGTCGCCTCCTGGACCGCGTGAGCCCCCTGGTCGAACCGACGCAGTTGGCCCTCCATCTCCACGATACCTATGGCATGGCCGTCGCCAACGCCCTGACCGCCTGGTGGGACTACGACATTGCGACCTTCGACACGTCGGCCGGTGGACTCGGCGGCTGTCCCTATGCACCGGGGGCCTCCGGCAATGTCGCCACCGAAGATCTCGTATTCGCCCTGAAGGCGTCGGGGGCCGCGGTCCCGGTCGATGAATCGGCGATCGTCGCCTGCGCGCAAGGACTCATCGACCTGTGCGAGCGGCCGCTGCAGTCCCGGTTGTCTCGATTGCATCCCTCGTCTCAAGGAGAAGGGCTTCGAAGGGGCTGACATGCTTCACGATCACCAGAAGGGAACGGCAAGGCGTGACGATGCGGCCTCCCTGGCTGCCGGAGTGATGGCCGGAGACATTCGCGCCGTGGCGCGCGTGATCACGCTGCTCGAGCATCGATCCCCCGTCGGAGCCGCCGTGTTGGAGCAACTGGAGCAGAGGCCGCCCGAAGCCATGGTCCTCGGCATCACCGGGTACCCCGGGTCTGGCAAGAGCACGCTGATCGATCAACTGATCACGGCCTATCGTCGGCTGGGCAAACAGGTCGCGATCCTGGCGGTCGACATCAGCAGCCCGGTCACGGGCGGCGCAATCTTGGGCGATCGCATCAGGATGCAGCAACATGCGGAAGACCGCCTGGTTTACATCCGCAGCATGGCGACCAGAGGCCACCAGGGCGGGCTTGCGTGCGCGACCGGCGAGGCGGTGAGGGTGCTGGATGCCGCTGCCTACGACGTGATCCTGATCGAGACGGTGGGTGTGGGGCAGGGCGACATCGAGGTGCTACAGGTAGCGCAGACGGTCGTGGCCATAACGGCACCGGGCCTGGGTGACGGGATTCAGGCGATGAAGGCCGGCCTGTTGGAAGTCGCGGATATCGTGGTGGTGAACAAGGCCGACCATCCCGACGCCGACCGCACGTTGCGCGACCTGCGCGAACAACGGAGCCTGGTCCTGCGCACCATCGCGCTCCGGGGCGAGGGAATTCCCGAACTGGTCGCAGTGATTGCGGAACAGCAGCGGGTCAAGGATTTGGAGCTGCCGGCAGGTCAGGACAGCCGACAACCGGCCTTGACCTGGACGGAGTCCGGAGGCTGACATGGCCCAGCCCCTCGTCTGTGTGATAGGACCGATCGCCCGCATCACGCTGCGCAATCCCCCGGCCAACGTGCTGAGTCGAGCCTGCCTGGAGGAAATCGAGCGCAGCTGGGACGAGGTGTCGGCAGCTCCGGAGGTGCGGGTGGTGCTCCTGACCGGCGCCGGTCGATTCTTCTGCGCCGGCGCAGACATTCGGGAACTGTCCGATCTCAACGATCCCGCGGAAGCCCGTGCCTTCTCACGGCGCGGCCAAGCCCTACTCCACCTGATGGAGCGATCTGAGAAACCGGTGCTGGCCGCTATCAACGGCACCTGCGTGGGCGGCGGACTCGAACTGGCCATGGCCTGCCACCTTCGCCTGAGCGCCGCCGATGCGCGCGTGGGACTTCCTGAAATCCGGCTCGGGCTGATTCCCGGATTCGGCGGTACGCAACGGCTGCCGCGATTGGTCGGACGGTCCAAGGCGCTGGAACTCATCCTGACCGGCCGTCTGCTGACCGCGCAGCAAGCGCTCGACATCGGCCTTATCGATCACATCTGCTCTCCCGGCGAGTTGCTGTCGGAAGCGGAGCGGCTCGCGGACACCATCGCAGCCAATCCGCAGCCGGCGGCCAAGGCCGCCCTCCTGGCGATGACACAGGATAACGACGTGGCGTCAGCGACGGCACAAGCACGGGAGGCGGAACTCTTCGGCCGACTCTGCGCCACGAAGGAAAAGCAGGAGGCAATCGAGGCCTACTTTCACAGACGCCGGCAGGAATCCTCCGCCGGAACGAAGGGGTAGAGGCGACCACCATGTTGGCAGACCGTCTGGCTCGATACGGCAGGGCGCTCTGTTACGACGACCTTCCGTCTGCTGTCGTGCAGGAGGTCAAACGGAGAATCCTGGACAGTCTGGCTTGCGCCTTCGGTGCGTGGAACGCTCCCCCCTGCAAGATCGCCCGCGACCTCGCGCGCACCGTGCCCCTGCCCGGCGGCGCCACCCTCTGGGGCACGGTCCACAGAACGCTTCCCGACCTTGCGACCTTCGCCAACGGCGCGCTGGTCCGTTACCTCGACTTCAACGATACCTATCTCTCCAAGGAGCCGGCCCATCCCTCGGACAACATCGCGGCGGTGTTGGCCGCGGGGGAAGTGGCGCACGCGTCCGGCGCACGCGTCATCCAGGCCGTGGCGCTCGCCTACGAAATCCACTGCCGGCTCTGTGACGCGGCGGCGCTCCGCCCACGGGGCTGGGACCACGTCACCTACGGATCCCTCTCTTCCGCACTCGGCGTCGCCAAGGTGATGAAACTTTCCGAATCCCAGACCGAGCAGGCGGTGAACCTGGCCGGCGTGGCCAACGTTGCGTTGCGGCAAACCAGAATCGGCGATCTGTCCATGTGGAAGGCCTGTGCGTTTTCCAACGCCGCGCGCAACGGGCTCTTCGCCGCCCTGCTCGCGCAACGGGGGATGACGGGGCCGGCGCCGATCTTCGAAGGCGAGAAGGGCTTCATGAAGCTGGTCTCCGGTCCGTTCACGCTGCCGCAGTTAGGCGGAGAACGATCCGACGCTCAAGAACCGGCGCCGTTCAAGATCCTCGACACCTACATCAAACATTTTCCTGTCGAGTACCACGCACAGACCGCCGTCGAAGCCGCGCTGGCCTTGCGGCAGACCTTGCTTGCCGCCGAGGGGGAGCAGGCGATCGCGCAGCTGAAGGACGTTGAGATCGGCAGTTACGACGTCGCGATCGAAATCATCGGCCGAGACCAGGAAAAGTGGCGGCCCGCGACGCGAGAAACCGCCGACCACAGTTTTCCCTACTGCGTGGCCGTGGCGCTCTGTGACGGTCGCGTCACTCTCCACTCCTTCAGCACGAGACGACTTCAAGACCAGGCCCTGCATCGGCTCATGCAGCGGATTCGCGTGGTCGAGCGGCCGGAATTTGTCGGCTGCTACCCCGGCTCCATGCCGACGCGCATCACGGCGCAGACCGGCTCGGGCCAATCCTATGTGGCGCAGGTAGACCTGCCTTCCGGCCATCCAGCCCATCCCCTGACGGACCAGGAGGTGGAAGAGAAGTTCCGTCGGTTAGCGGCGCGCCGACTGACTCGCCCACAGATGGACCGGCTGATCAACCGTATCTGGAAGCTGGAACGAGAACGGGACATCGCCGCCCTCATGCCGTTGCTCGCGACCGGGAAGGGGTAAGAGCGCATGTCGCAGCCGGAACGCCACATGCCGCAGGGCCAAGACCAGCCGGCTCGACTGCGCCGACTGTTGGCGTCCGGCCCAGTCGCCATTCCCGGCGCCTTCAATCCCCTGACCGCCATGCAGATCGAACAGGCCGGGTTCGAGGCCCTCTACGTCTCGGGCGCAGCCCTGTCCGCCGCGCGAGGCCTGCCGGACATCGGGTTGATCCCCTTACGGGTCATGGTTCGTGAAGCGGGTGCTATCGCAAAGGCGGTCGGCATCCCGGTGCTTGTCGACGCCGACACAGGGTATGGCGCTCCCGCTCTTGTGAAGAGGGCCGTGCGAGCCTTCATGCGCATCGGTCTGGCCGGCATGCAGATCGAGGATCAAGAGGACGACAAACGCTGCGGTCACTTGCCGGGGAAGCGGCTGGTTCCCGCTGCTGAGATGGCCGCCAAGATCCGCGCGGCAGTCGAGGCCAGGGGTGAGTCGGCCTTCATGATCGTGGCGCGCACGGATGCGCGGGCCGTCGAAGGCCTGGAGGCGGCCATCCACCGAGCCCAGGCCTACGCGGAGGCCGAAGCCGACGCGCTCTTCCCCGAAGCCCTCCAGTCGGCGGAAGAGTTCAGCGCCTTCGCGCAACGGATGGCACAGAAGGGAATCCGCCTGCCCCTCATCGCCAACATGACGGAGTTCGGCAAGAGTCCCTACTTGAACATCGGTGAGTTCGGCGCCTTGGGCTATCACGGCATCCTCTTTCCCGTGAGCACGTTGCGGGTCGCCACGCGGGCCGTCGCGCAACTGTTGGCGGATCTCAAGACGGACGGCACCCAACAAGGCTGGGTCGAGCGCATGATGCCGCGGCAGGAACTCTATCGGTTGCTGCGGTACGACCCCGCGCAGGACCAGAGAGGGAGGCCCCATGAACGACATGATGTCACCGGCAGCCACCGCTGAACGCACGAGCCCTGCCGCCTACAGCCCAGGGCTGGAGGGAGTGATCGCCGCCGAGTCGGCCATTTGCCAGGTGGACGAAGGGGCGGCGGGACTGCGGTATCGCGGGTATGCCATCGGCGACTTGGCCGAGCACAGCTCCTTCGAGGAGGTGGCCTTCCTGCTGCTCTACGGCCATCTGCCCTCCCGGGGGGAGTTGGACACGTTCTCCACACAGCTCTCGCGCGAGAGCGGTCTCCCCGATGGGGTTCGGCGATTCATCGACAGCCTGCCGCCCAACGCGCACTTGATGGACGTGCTGCGCACCGGCATTTCGTGGCTGGGTCTGGTCGACTCGGATGCGGACGACGGCTCGCGCGACGCTAATCTGAGGAAGGCCGTCCGGCTGCTCGCTCAAATTCCTTCCCTCATCGCCGACAGCTACCGAACCATGACGGGCGACAAGCCGGCGCCGTCACCGAACGGTGGGTTCGCGGAGCACCTATTGCACCTGGTCGGCACAGCCGCCAGGCAGGAGGCCACCGATGCCATGGTCCAGGCGTTGAATGCCTCCTTGATTCTCTATGCGGAACACGAGTTGAACGCCTCCACCTTCGCCGCGCGGGTCACGGCCTCCACCATGACGGATCTCCACGGCGCCATCACGGCGGCCGTGGCCGCGCTGAAGGGCCCGCTTCACGGCGGGGCCAATGAAGCGGTGGCGGCGATGCTGGCGGAGATCGGTCGTCCGGAGCGGGCCGAAGCCTGGCTGCGCGAGGCGCTGGCACACAAACGACGCGTCATGGGATTCGGCCATCGCGTGCTGCGGCAGGGCGACGCGCGCAGCGATATCATTCGGCGCCATGCCGAACGTCTCAGCCGGCTCTGCGGCGACCATACCTGGTACGACATCGCCTCGACCCTGGAACGCATCATGCTGGAAGAGAAGGGCCTTCGCCCCAACCTCGATTTCTACACCGCGGTGGCGTACCGGCTGATGGGCATTCCGCAGGCCCTGTCGACGCCGCTCTTCGTCTGTTCGCGAATCACGGGATGGTGCGCCCACGTGATCGAGCAACAGGACCACAATCGACTGATTCGACCGCGCGCAATCTACCGGGGACCGACTCCGAGGCCCTATGAACCTCTCGACCGACGTGGCTGACAGGATCGGGCAGGCCCGCTGTGCTCCCGACGCGGCGACCGACTTGCCTTGGACCTCGTTCGCGGAGTTTTTCCGTTCACGGTTCTATGACCCGCGGCTGGTCACCCGCAACTTTCTGACCTACTGCGATGACGATCGCCGACTGCGTCGCACCTACAGGTATGCGGAATTCGGCACCCTGGTGGAACAAACCGCCGAACGTCTGCACGCCGAGTTCGGCCTGCGCCGCGGCGACCGGCTGGCAACGCTGCTGTTCAACCATGACTTGACCCTGCTGTTCTATTTCGCCGCCTGGACTCTGGGTCTCACCGTCGTCCCCCTCAACATCGAGGAACCGACGGACAAGAAACGCTACATCCTGGAACATTCGGAAGCCGCCGCCGCCCTCTGTTGGCAGACCGGGTATGAGGAACTCACAGACCTGCAACGTGACCTGCCGAACCTCCGCAACGTGATCGCCGTCGGAGACGGAGGCATCATCGAGCGGCAGGGCGCGGGCCTAAAACGATCGCGGTCCCACAGGGCCTCGACAACCGGTGGGGCGCCTGGTTGCCGACTCGAAGATCCCGCCTTGATCATCTATACATCCGGTACGACCGGGCCGCCGAAGGGCGTGGTCTTGACCGTCGCCAACCTACTGGCGGATGCGGATGCGATCGCCGATTGGCACGGCTTCGGGCTCACCGATCGGTTGATGGGCGTGCTGCCGATTCATCACGTCAACGGCATCGTCGTCACGGCCGTCACCCCGCTCTACTGCCGAGGCAGCCTGGTGCTGAACCGGAAGTTCAAGAGCGCATACTTCTGGCAACGGATCCACGAGGAAGCCGTCACCTGCGTGAGCGTCGTCCCCACCCTCTTGGAATTCCTCCTGGAGGCCGATGAGGACATCACGCCCTACAAGCTCGACCGGTTCGGCGGCGTGATCTGCGGCGCAGGTCCGCTTCTGAAGGAGACGGCGGTACGGTTCGAGGAGCGATTCGGCGTTCCCATCCGTCACGGGTACGGCCTGTCTGAAACGACCTGTTACTCCTGTTTTCTCCCGAACGACCTGACGCCCGAGGAACATCGTCGGTGGCTCACCGGCTACGAGTTTCCCTCCATCGGATTGGCGATCCGTCACAACATGATGAGCATCCTGGACGAGGGCGGGAAACCGCTGCCGGAAGGCACGCGGGGAGAAATCTGCATTCGCGGCCGCACGGTCTGCGCCGGCTATTTCAAACGGGACGATGCCAACGCCGCCGCCTTCCAGTGGGGCTGGTTCCGATCGGGCGACGAAGGGTTCCATCTGCTCGACGAGCGAGGTCGGCCCTACTTCTTCATCTCGGGCCGATTGAAGGAACTCATCATTCGCGGCGGCGTCAACGTCTCTCCGCTGGAGATCGACGAGGCCCTCAAGAGCCATCCGGCGGTCAAGTTCGCGATGGCGCTCCCCTTTGAAAACCGCTACTACGGCGAGGAGATCGCCGCCTACGTCGTCCCTATGAATCCTGCCGCGCCCCCGAGCGAAGCGGACCTCTTGACCCATTGCCGAGTGAAGCTACCCTTCTTCAAGCAGCCGAAAGTCATCCTGTTCGGCGAAGACATTCCCTATACCTCCACCGGCAAACCCAAGCGGCTCGAACTCAAGGGCCGGTTGGCGGAACGGCTAGCCCCCTACCGCGACCGGCAATTCTCCGACCCACGCCATGGCACCCAGCGAGGCACCCCATGAGTACATTCTTGAAGGGCTTGGAACGGATCGAGGCGGCTCGCGAACGGTTGACCGGGATCAGTTTCATGGCCGGACTGTATGACGGCCG
It contains:
- a CDS encoding enoyl-CoA hydratase/isomerase family protein, encoding MEQYRTIVVDAQEAVARVTLNRPERRNALNDIMAADLERVFDRFKQDASLRLVVLTGNGPAFCAGADLHWLQAQGLATEEQATADALQLAAMFRAVEDCPCPVIGLVQGPAFGGGVGLMAACDIVVAAEGATFTLSETALGLVPAIIAPLLLRKAGESFFRRYVLTGEPFDARAAQRFGLVHEVLPREALDQRERDLTERILRLAPGATRASKSLLRRLLPLREEDRLAPSIQANVAARGTREAEEGLRAFLAKRAPRWIEREGRQAAQGAQEMHDAAAQQP
- a CDS encoding hydroxymethylglutaryl-CoA lyase, with the protein product MLPHNNHDRRRSPIRIVEVGPRDGLQHEPTFVPTARKIDFINGLSQSGVAEIEIGSFVSPMAVPQLADSDEVARAIDRIPGVTYSALVPNLRGLERAKAARLDKIAVFTAASNSFTRRNIKATIDESFERMAPVVSLAKREGLVVRGYVSTVVWCPYEGRVEPARVAQVVTRLRNLGVDEISLGETMGKAAPPDIRRLLDRVSPLVEPTQLALHLHDTYGMAVANALTAWWDYDIATFDTSAGGLGGCPYAPGASGNVATEDLVFALKASGAAVPVDESAIVACAQGLIDLCERPLQSRLSRLHPSSQGEGLRRG
- the meaB gene encoding methylmalonyl Co-A mutase-associated GTPase MeaB — encoded protein: MLHDHQKGTARRDDAASLAAGVMAGDIRAVARVITLLEHRSPVGAAVLEQLEQRPPEAMVLGITGYPGSGKSTLIDQLITAYRRLGKQVAILAVDISSPVTGGAILGDRIRMQQHAEDRLVYIRSMATRGHQGGLACATGEAVRVLDAAAYDVILIETVGVGQGDIEVLQVAQTVVAITAPGLGDGIQAMKAGLLEVADIVVVNKADHPDADRTLRDLREQRSLVLRTIALRGEGIPELVAVIAEQQRVKDLELPAGQDSRQPALTWTESGG
- a CDS encoding enoyl-CoA hydratase/isomerase family protein; this encodes MAQPLVCVIGPIARITLRNPPANVLSRACLEEIERSWDEVSAAPEVRVVLLTGAGRFFCAGADIRELSDLNDPAEARAFSRRGQALLHLMERSEKPVLAAINGTCVGGGLELAMACHLRLSAADARVGLPEIRLGLIPGFGGTQRLPRLVGRSKALELILTGRLLTAQQALDIGLIDHICSPGELLSEAERLADTIAANPQPAAKAALLAMTQDNDVASATAQAREAELFGRLCATKEKQEAIEAYFHRRRQESSAGTKG
- a CDS encoding MmgE/PrpD family protein — encoded protein: MLADRLARYGRALCYDDLPSAVVQEVKRRILDSLACAFGAWNAPPCKIARDLARTVPLPGGATLWGTVHRTLPDLATFANGALVRYLDFNDTYLSKEPAHPSDNIAAVLAAGEVAHASGARVIQAVALAYEIHCRLCDAAALRPRGWDHVTYGSLSSALGVAKVMKLSESQTEQAVNLAGVANVALRQTRIGDLSMWKACAFSNAARNGLFAALLAQRGMTGPAPIFEGEKGFMKLVSGPFTLPQLGGERSDAQEPAPFKILDTYIKHFPVEYHAQTAVEAALALRQTLLAAEGEQAIAQLKDVEIGSYDVAIEIIGRDQEKWRPATRETADHSFPYCVAVALCDGRVTLHSFSTRRLQDQALHRLMQRIRVVERPEFVGCYPGSMPTRITAQTGSGQSYVAQVDLPSGHPAHPLTDQEVEEKFRRLAARRLTRPQMDRLINRIWKLERERDIAALMPLLATGKG
- a CDS encoding isocitrate lyase/phosphoenolpyruvate mutase family protein, which gives rise to MPQGQDQPARLRRLLASGPVAIPGAFNPLTAMQIEQAGFEALYVSGAALSAARGLPDIGLIPLRVMVREAGAIAKAVGIPVLVDADTGYGAPALVKRAVRAFMRIGLAGMQIEDQEDDKRCGHLPGKRLVPAAEMAAKIRAAVEARGESAFMIVARTDARAVEGLEAAIHRAQAYAEAEADALFPEALQSAEEFSAFAQRMAQKGIRLPLIANMTEFGKSPYLNIGEFGALGYHGILFPVSTLRVATRAVAQLLADLKTDGTQQGWVERMMPRQELYRLLRYDPAQDQRGRPHERHDVTGSHR
- a CDS encoding citrate synthase (catalyzes the formation of citrate from acetyl-CoA and oxaloacetate); this translates as MSPAATAERTSPAAYSPGLEGVIAAESAICQVDEGAAGLRYRGYAIGDLAEHSSFEEVAFLLLYGHLPSRGELDTFSTQLSRESGLPDGVRRFIDSLPPNAHLMDVLRTGISWLGLVDSDADDGSRDANLRKAVRLLAQIPSLIADSYRTMTGDKPAPSPNGGFAEHLLHLVGTAARQEATDAMVQALNASLILYAEHELNASTFAARVTASTMTDLHGAITAAVAALKGPLHGGANEAVAAMLAEIGRPERAEAWLREALAHKRRVMGFGHRVLRQGDARSDIIRRHAERLSRLCGDHTWYDIASTLERIMLEEKGLRPNLDFYTAVAYRLMGIPQALSTPLFVCSRITGWCAHVIEQQDHNRLIRPRAIYRGPTPRPYEPLDRRG
- a CDS encoding acyl--CoA ligase; its protein translation is MNLSTDVADRIGQARCAPDAATDLPWTSFAEFFRSRFYDPRLVTRNFLTYCDDDRRLRRTYRYAEFGTLVEQTAERLHAEFGLRRGDRLATLLFNHDLTLLFYFAAWTLGLTVVPLNIEEPTDKKRYILEHSEAAAALCWQTGYEELTDLQRDLPNLRNVIAVGDGGIIERQGAGLKRSRSHRASTTGGAPGCRLEDPALIIYTSGTTGPPKGVVLTVANLLADADAIADWHGFGLTDRLMGVLPIHHVNGIVVTAVTPLYCRGSLVLNRKFKSAYFWQRIHEEAVTCVSVVPTLLEFLLEADEDITPYKLDRFGGVICGAGPLLKETAVRFEERFGVPIRHGYGLSETTCYSCFLPNDLTPEEHRRWLTGYEFPSIGLAIRHNMMSILDEGGKPLPEGTRGEICIRGRTVCAGYFKRDDANAAAFQWGWFRSGDEGFHLLDERGRPYFFISGRLKELIIRGGVNVSPLEIDEALKSHPAVKFAMALPFENRYYGEEIAAYVVPMNPAAPPSEADLLTHCRVKLPFFKQPKVILFGEDIPYTSTGKPKRLELKGRLAERLAPYRDRQFSDPRHGTQRGTP